A genomic segment from Desulfurispirillum indicum S5 encodes:
- a CDS encoding peroxiredoxin, translated as MSLVSKQAPVFSAEAVSNMEFTKVNLESYRGKWVMLFFYPLDFTFVCPTEITAISDRVGEFKQRGVEVLGVSTDSKFSHLAWEQQPRSEGGLGKIEYPLIADFTKQISSDYGILLPGGMALRATYIIDPEGVVQFELVHDLGIGRNVDEILRSIDALQYTKKHGEVCPAGWTPGKDTIVPDVSRSKEFFKNNN; from the coding sequence CCTTGTAAGCAAGCAGGCCCCTGTCTTCAGTGCCGAAGCCGTTTCGAATATGGAATTCACCAAAGTCAACCTGGAAAGCTACCGTGGCAAGTGGGTGATGCTCTTTTTCTACCCCCTTGACTTCACCTTTGTCTGTCCCACCGAGATCACGGCCATTTCCGACCGTGTTGGTGAGTTTAAGCAGCGTGGTGTCGAAGTACTGGGCGTTTCCACTGACAGTAAGTTTTCCCATCTGGCCTGGGAGCAGCAGCCGCGCTCCGAAGGCGGACTCGGAAAGATAGAGTATCCGCTGATTGCTGATTTCACCAAGCAGATCAGCTCCGACTATGGCATTCTCCTGCCCGGTGGCATGGCTCTGAGGGCCACGTATATCATTGATCCCGAAGGGGTGGTTCAGTTTGAGCTGGTTCATGACCTGGGCATCGGCCGCAATGTTGATGAGATCCTGCGCAGTATTGATGCCCTGCAGTACACCAAGAAGCATGGTGAAGTGTGCCCGGCTGGCTGGACTCCCGGCAAGGACACCATTGTCCCAGATGTAAGCAGATCCAAGGAATTTTTCAAAAATAATAACTGA